In Zingiber officinale cultivar Zhangliang chromosome 8B, Zo_v1.1, whole genome shotgun sequence, a single genomic region encodes these proteins:
- the LOC122013381 gene encoding ABC transporter G family member 23-like, with the protein MDYQTVAGLDPSSSSFSSSSSPSSSSSPLSTTATTTTLLVSNLSYSIHPSSTSTFLRRRSSHSPSHARHLLNSVSFAAASSELLAVVGPSGAGKSTLLRVISGRAGASSSTATAVSLEGRHVSSAPRLRKLCGFVTQEDNLLPLLTVRETLAFSAQLRLRGASAGEREEKVEALVRELGLEQVADSYVGDKERRGVSGGERKRVAIGVDVIDDPPVLLLDEPTSGLDSASALQVVQLLAAMARSRRQVVILTIHQPGYRILQYVSTFLLLSHGKVAHYGSLESLTQTIARLGFTIPTQLNPLEFAMEIIQQLEDFHSSKLPPETETEKTETETYNYKNKLSKDLALDAEIFHSGYCSRMEEIKILSLRFWKIIYRTKQLFLARTMQAVVGGLGLGSVYLHVEPDAEGVAERLGLFAFSLSFLLSSTVEALPIFLQERRVLMREASRSTYRLSSYVAANTIVFLPFLLVVALLFAVPVYWLVGLNPSFAAFSFFVLVVWLIVLMASSLVLFLSAVSPDFILGNSLICVFLGVFFLFSGYFIPKESIPKYWIFMYYLSLYRYPLDALLINEYWSVRDECFSVGHGGACMLTGGDVLRARGLDKDSRWMNVGIMCFFFIIYRVMCWILLVRKASKTML; encoded by the exons ATGGACTATCAGACGGTTGCAGGCCTCGACCccagctcctcctccttctcctcctcctcctctccatcttcctcctcctctcccctTTCCACaaccgccaccaccaccaccctacTCGTCTCCAATCTATCCTACTCTATCCACCCCTCTTCCACCTCCACCTTCCTCCGCCGCCGGAGTAGCCACTCGCCCAGCCATGCACGCCACCTCCTAAATTCAGTCTCCTTCGCTGCCGCCTCCTCCGAGCTCCTCGCCGTCGTCGGCCCAAGCGGAGCGGGTAAATCCACGCTCCTCCGCGTTATCTCTGGCCGCGCCGGTGCCTCCAGTTCCACGGCCACCGCCGTCTCCCTCGAAGGCCGGCACGTCTCCAGCGCGCCCCGCCTGCGGAAGCTGTGTGGGTTCGTGACGCAGGAGGACAACCTGCTGCCGCTTCTGACGGTGAGGGAGACGCTGGCGTTCAGCGCGCAGCTGCGGCTGCGCGGTGCGAGCGCGGGTGAGCGGGAGGAGAAGGTGGAGGCGCTGGTGAGGGAGCTGGGGCTGGAGCAGGTGGCTGACAGCTACGTTGGCGACAAGGAGCGGCGGGGAGTGTCGGGCGGAGAGCGCAAGCGGGTGGCCATCGGCGTGGACGTGATAGATGACCCACCGGTCCTTCTGCTGGACGAGCCGACCTCGGGGCTGGACAGCGCCTCGGCGCTGCAGGTGGTGCAGCTGCTGGCGGCCATGGCGCGGAGCAGGCGGCAGGTCGTCATCCTCACAATCCACCAGCCGGGCTATCGGATTCTTCAGTACGTCTCCACCTTCTTGCTCCTCTCCCACGGGAAG GTAGCTCACTATGGCAGTCTGGAATCTCTCACCCAGACGATCGCAAGACTGGGATTCACAATACCAACTCAGCTCAATCCTCTGGAGTTCGCCATGGAGATCATTCAGCAGCTAGAGGACTTTCACTCTTCGAAATTACCTCCTGAGACAGAGACAGAGAAGACAGAGACAGAGACTTATAATTACAAGAACAAGCTTAGCAAAGATTTAGCATTAGACGCAGAAATTTTTCACAGCGGCTACTGCTCCcgcatggaggagatcaagatcCTGAGCTTGCGATTCTGGAAGATCATCTACCGAACGAAGCAGCTGTTCCTGGCGCGCACGATGCAGGCCGTGGTCGGCGGGCTGGGACTCGGCAGCGTGTACCTGCACGTGGAGCCGGACGCCGAGGGCGTCGCCGAGAGACTGGGCCTCTTCGCCTTCAGCCTCagcttcctcctctcctccacaGTCGAAGCACTTCCCATCTTCCTCCAGGAGCGGCGCGTGCTGATGCGGGAGGCCTCGCGGAGCACGTACCGGCTCTCCTCCTACGTCGCGGCCAACACGATCGTCTTCCTCCCCTTCCTGCTCGTCGTGGCTCTGCTCTTCGCCGTCCCCGTCTACTGGCTCGTGGGTCTCAACCCTTCCTTCGCCGCCTTCTCCTTCTTCGTTTTGGTGGTGTGGCTGATCGTTCTGATGGCGAGTTCTCTGGTGCTCTTCCTCAGCGCCGTCTCGCCGGATTTCATACTGGGAAACTCCCTCATCTGCGTCTTCCTGGGGGTCTTCTTCCTGTTCTCGGGCTACTTCATCCCCAAGGAGAGCATCCCCAAGTACTGGATCTTCATGTACTACCTCTCTCTCTACAGGTACCCTTTGGACGCCCTGCTCATCAACGAGTACTGGAGCGTGAGGGACGAATGCTTCTCCGTCGGGCATGGAGGGGCGTGCATGCTCACCGGCGGAGATGTGCTGAGGGCGAGAGGGCTGGATAAGGACTCCAGATGGATGAACGTCGGGATCATGtgcttcttcttcatcatctacCGAGTTATGTGTTGGATTTTGCTGGTCAGGAAGGCTTCAAAGACTATGCTCTGA